One segment of Streptomyces sp. NA02950 DNA contains the following:
- a CDS encoding aspartyl/asparaginyl beta-hydroxylase domain-containing protein, whose amino-acid sequence MSPEHNKAIAGARDLGRLLLGHSQRYRDAKLQDVVTAALRDSGAGRSRVLSVLNGSIRVRQELAYALRLEPRRLWTKLTFARRTAAVPSRTQSLSLLCPTRNRVANLAEFLRSVHRTAAAPGRIEVLAYVDEDDPALPEYRELFAHARLRFAGLARCALHVGPPIGVAAAWNHLAEQAEGNFLLMANDDQLYVDHGWDVALDRRVAELTVMHEDAVLCLYFDAAQYADGGRDFPIVSRSWYETLGYFVPTIFQQWEVEQWVFDLAERLGRLYAVSGVFVEHRHYQDYKAPFDETYQRHRMTRNKSFADHALFLRTEAERVAETAKLAARVARGHQDGPANGRRVGLTEALSERVRERYRALIDELHAVAQHEAAAQCADLAVRQGLWASSLHRPVEYDPELPVVTEHDAQDLWFTAHLAARHHAIAAELRAEFGARSPDREDGGAEPLPLYSDGTWTAAAAALPVTRAALDDIPEALLFPGAVVELWSLRSATRSAPTCGPSNAFLRVEFGVVVTAESGIRVADRTSSWPEGGCLAFDDGLERERWNRGGSPNFVLGFRVPRTEELTSGRPVPQRAVQARR is encoded by the coding sequence GTGAGCCCCGAGCACAACAAGGCGATCGCCGGCGCACGCGACCTGGGCAGGTTGCTGCTCGGCCACTCCCAGCGCTACCGCGACGCGAAGCTGCAGGACGTGGTCACTGCCGCGCTGCGCGACAGCGGAGCAGGCCGCAGCCGGGTCCTCAGCGTGCTGAACGGCAGCATCCGGGTACGACAGGAGCTGGCCTACGCACTACGGCTGGAACCGCGGCGGCTGTGGACCAAGCTCACCTTCGCCCGGCGCACCGCGGCCGTCCCATCCCGCACGCAGTCGCTGTCCTTGCTGTGCCCGACCAGGAATCGCGTGGCCAACCTGGCCGAGTTCCTGCGCAGCGTGCACCGGACGGCTGCCGCACCCGGCCGGATCGAGGTGCTGGCTTACGTCGACGAGGACGACCCGGCCCTGCCCGAGTACCGGGAGCTGTTCGCCCATGCACGGCTGCGCTTCGCCGGGCTGGCCCGGTGCGCCCTGCATGTCGGGCCGCCGATCGGTGTGGCCGCGGCGTGGAATCACCTCGCCGAGCAGGCCGAGGGCAATTTCCTGCTGATGGCCAACGACGACCAGCTCTACGTGGACCACGGCTGGGACGTCGCCCTCGACCGGCGGGTGGCCGAGCTGACCGTGATGCACGAGGACGCCGTGCTCTGCCTGTACTTCGACGCCGCGCAGTACGCCGACGGCGGTCGGGACTTCCCGATCGTGAGCAGGTCCTGGTACGAGACCCTCGGCTACTTCGTGCCGACGATCTTCCAGCAGTGGGAGGTCGAGCAGTGGGTCTTCGACCTCGCGGAGCGGCTGGGCAGGCTGTACGCGGTGTCCGGGGTGTTCGTCGAGCACCGGCACTACCAGGACTACAAGGCCCCGTTCGACGAGACCTACCAGCGGCACCGCATGACCAGGAACAAGTCCTTCGCCGACCACGCGCTGTTCCTGCGCACCGAAGCCGAGCGGGTCGCCGAGACCGCCAAGCTCGCGGCCCGCGTGGCGCGAGGACATCAGGACGGCCCGGCGAACGGGCGCCGGGTGGGGCTGACCGAGGCCTTGAGCGAGCGGGTCCGTGAGCGTTACCGCGCACTCATCGACGAGCTGCATGCCGTCGCACAGCATGAGGCCGCGGCGCAGTGCGCCGACCTGGCGGTACGTCAGGGCCTGTGGGCCTCGTCGCTGCACCGCCCGGTCGAGTACGACCCGGAACTGCCGGTGGTGACGGAGCATGACGCGCAGGACCTGTGGTTCACCGCCCACCTGGCTGCCCGGCACCATGCGATCGCGGCCGAGCTGCGTGCGGAGTTCGGGGCGCGGAGCCCGGACCGGGAGGACGGGGGAGCCGAGCCGCTGCCCCTCTACAGCGACGGTACGTGGACCGCCGCCGCGGCGGCACTGCCCGTCACCAGGGCGGCCCTGGACGACATCCCCGAAGCCCTGCTCTTCCCCGGCGCGGTGGTCGAGCTGTGGTCCCTGCGCTCGGCGACGCGCTCGGCGCCGACCTGCGGTCCGAGCAACGCCTTCCTGAGGGTCGAGTTCGGCGTCGTGGTCACGGCGGAGAGCGGTATCAGGGTCGCCGATCGCACCAGCTCCTGGCCGGAGGGCGGTTGCCTGGCCTTCGACGACGGGCTGGAGCGGGAGCGCTGGAACCGGGGTGGCAGCCCGAACTTCGTGCTGGGCTTCCGGGTGCCACGCACCGAGGAGCTCACGTCGGGTCGACCGGTTCCGCAGCGCGCGGTCCAGGCGAGGCGGTGA
- the asnB gene encoding asparagine synthase (glutamine-hydrolyzing) has protein sequence MCGIIAVFGGGFSSSDVAAAVEILRPRGPDGTGIWTAASGRAVLGHTRLAVVDPAGSAQPLRDELGETAVVVNGEFYDYQRIRHDLARTGHACRTGGDSELALRLYRRDGHQALSELRGEFAFALWDERRGEVFAARDRFGIKPLYYAERDGRLYLSSEIKALLACGVPARWDLAAYAAHLQLALPPDRTLFAGVRQLPPGCYLVAGERGVTVRRYWDLDYPTAEELAEAEHRAPDALDEHLADVRSALDEAVRLRTVADVPLACHLSGGVDSSAVTALAARHAPVSSFTVQFPDVALDESPVAVRTAARLGLPHHRVGVAPADVAEHLAATLRAGEMVQENSHGVARFLHSAAIRAGGFKVALAGEGGDELFAGYPQSQRDLALSRDPAALNRARAGYRKLSEFGAPRHLRSTLDRLGFLPNWLTERHLTVVGPSRALLRREFADLLAETDACAPLLDQSRSQLDGRSPLHQSSYLFAKGWLANYILAAERLDATHAVEVRLPFLDHHLFAAARTAALSWYAPGGRAKHVLREAVRGELSDEVYSGGKRGFFAPPAVADSGLLELLRDLTSDSAMRDNPCYDPIAVRRLLEEMRDRPADRQAGNDRLLHLVAGTSLLTTEFGMTAGAGQTVGGSRD, from the coding sequence ATGTGCGGAATCATCGCTGTCTTCGGCGGCGGGTTCTCGTCGTCGGACGTGGCCGCGGCCGTGGAGATCCTGCGGCCCAGGGGTCCGGACGGGACCGGGATCTGGACCGCTGCGTCCGGCCGGGCAGTACTCGGGCACACCCGGCTCGCCGTGGTCGACCCTGCCGGCAGCGCTCAACCGCTCCGGGATGAACTCGGCGAGACCGCGGTTGTCGTCAACGGGGAGTTCTACGACTACCAGCGGATCCGCCACGATCTGGCGCGCACCGGGCACGCCTGCCGCACCGGCGGGGACAGTGAACTCGCTCTGCGGCTCTACCGCAGGGACGGGCACCAGGCGTTGAGCGAGCTGCGCGGCGAATTCGCCTTCGCGTTGTGGGACGAGCGCCGGGGCGAGGTGTTCGCCGCGCGGGACCGGTTCGGCATCAAGCCGCTCTACTACGCCGAACGGGATGGCCGGCTGTACCTGTCGTCGGAGATCAAGGCGCTGCTGGCCTGCGGCGTGCCGGCGAGGTGGGACCTGGCTGCCTACGCCGCACACCTGCAGCTGGCGCTGCCACCGGACCGGACGCTGTTCGCCGGGGTGCGCCAGCTGCCGCCAGGGTGCTACCTCGTGGCAGGCGAGCGCGGCGTCACGGTTCGCCGGTACTGGGACCTGGACTACCCGACCGCGGAGGAACTGGCCGAGGCCGAGCATCGGGCGCCGGACGCGCTCGACGAGCACCTGGCGGACGTGCGCTCGGCCCTGGACGAAGCAGTGCGGCTGCGCACGGTCGCCGACGTGCCCCTGGCCTGCCATCTCAGCGGGGGCGTCGACTCGTCGGCGGTGACCGCGCTCGCTGCGCGGCACGCCCCGGTCAGCAGTTTCACCGTCCAGTTCCCGGACGTCGCCCTGGACGAGAGCCCGGTCGCGGTGCGCACCGCCGCCCGGCTCGGTCTGCCCCACCACCGGGTCGGTGTCGCGCCCGCGGATGTCGCCGAGCACCTGGCGGCCACGCTGCGGGCGGGGGAGATGGTGCAGGAGAACTCGCACGGGGTGGCGAGGTTCCTGCACAGCGCCGCCATTCGCGCCGGCGGGTTCAAGGTCGCCTTGGCGGGCGAAGGGGGCGACGAGCTGTTCGCGGGATACCCACAGTCCCAGCGGGACCTCGCGCTCAGCCGGGACCCGGCCGCCCTGAACCGGGCCAGAGCGGGCTATCGCAAGCTGTCCGAATTCGGTGCACCGCGGCACCTGCGCAGTACCCTGGACCGTCTCGGATTCCTCCCGAACTGGCTCACCGAGCGGCACCTGACGGTCGTGGGTCCGTCCCGGGCCCTGCTCCGCCGCGAGTTCGCCGACCTGCTGGCCGAGACGGACGCCTGCGCTCCGCTCCTGGACCAGTCCCGCTCCCAGCTCGACGGCCGGTCGCCGCTGCACCAGTCCTCGTACCTGTTCGCGAAGGGCTGGCTGGCCAACTACATCCTGGCGGCCGAGCGGCTCGACGCCACACACGCGGTCGAGGTGCGACTGCCGTTCCTCGACCATCACCTGTTCGCCGCCGCCCGGACCGCCGCCCTGTCCTGGTACGCACCTGGGGGCCGCGCCAAGCACGTGCTCCGCGAGGCCGTACGCGGAGAGCTGTCCGACGAGGTCTACTCAGGTGGAAAACGCGGCTTCTTCGCCCCGCCCGCGGTCGCCGACAGCGGACTGCTCGAACTCCTGCGCGACCTCACCTCCGACTCGGCGATGCGCGACAACCCCTGCTACGACCCGATTGCGGTGCGGAGGTTGCTCGAAGAGATGCGCGACCGGCCCGCCGACCGACAGGCGGGCAACGACCGCCTGCTGCATCTGGTGGCGGGGACCAGCCTGCTGACCACCGAGTTCGGCATGACCGCCGGCGCTGGACAGACCGTGGGAGGCAGCCGTGACTGA